The Montipora capricornis isolate CH-2021 chromosome 3, ASM3666992v2, whole genome shotgun sequence genome includes the window AATTACCAGCTGTTTATGGACTAAGCCAGTTTTACATAATTATACATGCAGTAAATTATTACCTTCAGAGTTCTTGTTGGTCCTGGAGAATGAACTTTTGACATGCACTacaaatatttacatgtatatattttagTGATTTGCTGAAATGActattaattattttctttcaagaacCCCTTCTTCCAATGTTATTTATATGaatagtacatgtataatgaaATAATATTCTTCTAATTGAATCATTGAAGTGTTTTTCATGAGCTTGGTTTAGAACAATGGTCCAAAGCGTAAAGTAGGCTATGAAAAATGCCAAGCATGCAACAGTAATTGAGCTACGTGTACCAAAGTGTTCTTACATGTATTAAGATTGTGTAAAGGGTCTGTGAGTGTTGCTTAATTGATGGAAAAGGTTTGTTCATAATGTGGTAGCAATTTTTAAAGCTAATAATAATGACCCAGCTAGAAGTCCATGAAATCTGTTGTACAGTACTTGGAGGCAAAGCTTAGAGTGgcacttttattttgttaatatAAGTGGCATTAGTTTTTGTTTCTCACTCTTTGGCTAGTTCTATAAATTAGGCTTTCTTTCTGTAAAAACTGAAGTCAAAATTCTTGATATGGTTACCGGTAGTTTACTGCAATAATGACAGTGCACATTTACAGTtggtaaaattataattatgttatacagatttttctttatttcattcagtctgtgttattttttttactgataACATTTTGTTTGCTAATaatttttataaacaatttttAGTTTGTGCTTTATGGTACCCGCTGCATGTTCAATTTTCCCTCAAAAATGGTAAGTACTCCATAGTTTCACAGCATTATTAGGTTTTCTTAGTAATTACTTGAATTAATTGAAGAACACTGGATAACTTTTAAACTGATGTTTTCCCTAAAGTGTTTAATTTTCTGTATTTGGCATGCCATATACATGTAAGAATCTAAATGTCAAGGACTGATTTCTTGTTTGCATACAGTCATAATAATTTTTcaagaaaattaacaacaatggGGATTGAAGAAATGTGCATTTGTGAAGGCaaaatttgttattgtacttttctTCAGTGAAAACGTTGTTGGAGGGCCTACCCAAACCTCAACAGTTGAAAACAGACCGGCCTGTTTCTTTggattatttatttttgcacaTGATCATAAAATAATTTAGTAATATTAAGTAGATCTAAGAGTTAGGCAAGATGTAGTGGTGGGAATCGGTTGAGATTTCACATTCGATCATCAGAAATAATCAGATTGCCCCAACCGATCGATCATCGATTATAATCGGAAAAATCTACCAATAAGCATTCCACATATTATTCATCTAAATAGAAGTCAAAGTGGGCCCTTCCTTCACTTgatgaaaaccaaaatattccCACACTTTTGACCTGGCGTTTCCAGGATAGCGAAAGATCTCCAACTCGTCCATTTTAGCTGCCATGTTGGACTCGTCAACAACATGTAACAGAGGCATGTCTGAGAGAGGACACTGGGAATTGGGGAGAGATTGGGGAGAccgaaacaaacattttcaagccaAAACGAACAATTGTTCATCTTGGATCAGAGGTGACATTATCTTCCTCTGGTGATTTGTAAATGCATTTGAGATctatttcaaaacttattttggACGGTAGTGATATTACAAACGCAAAACCGTGAGCTTGTAATTTATGTTTTGGTTCAGTTGTTTACGAAATAAAAGCGGCTAAGCATGCCACATCTTTCAAATAAGCGTGAGGTATGTGAAGTGACAACACAGCGAACAGGGTACCGCCAGGTAAACACAGGCAATCTTAGATTATATCTGCTGTTGTGACTTAGAAGTTAGAGTtcatgaaaaaagacaactcacacAAGAGTTGACAATAGTTTTATTTGTCcccaataaatttttaatttttcggcGACAATCGATTATGAAAAAAGCCAAATCGATTGTCGCGTCGCTTGAACTTTTCGATCAACTTTCGATTATAATCGATCATCGGCCCACCACTAGTGCTTACCCAGACGAAAGTTAttgtggtgctgcatcggtgggTTTATCAACTTGTTGATAATTAACCACCATAAATTGAGGTTACAAGTGCAATATGTGAGCCAGCAAGCCATGCATGCAGTTagtgaaagctaaccgttttaaatgggtgcttagacttacatgtaaatactgtttatcagtacTATTTTAAATAGTTGCAAGACTCAcatggcttgctggctcgcagTTTTCCAAGACCCAaagaaagttgaaagctgaCGAGCGAAGGGCTCTTACGAAGGGGTTCTCACTCTAATGAATGCCTAGCATTATGCTCAAAACGCCAGAATTCAAATTTCTCTATGGGGGTCAAGTTGAtaaagccatttctttgttaGCCATACTAAAACCCCTTTGAGCAAAGTATGGAACTAACAACCTCAACCCATGATATAACACAGCATCATTGCTCTAATTTTGTGCCATCACTGCATGCTCCCCAAAATAAAATGTCAATAAAGTAATATGATTAGTTTTTGTTGCAGCTCAATGTCAGTGGATAAACTTGAACCTGAGGCACAAGAGGCCATTAGAAAACAACACCCAGGAATTAAAGCAGTGTATTTTAATAAGGGACTTTAATCAATGTTTCAGCAATGTTggcaaaaataataatgttattcaTATGATGATTAGAATATACTAGTAATTAATTTTATGTAACCATGGAATGCCAAGTAAAGGCAACATAAAATGATGCAAATAACTTGTTTGCATAAAACTTAGTCGCCAAAAAATGTTGGGCTCGCATAAGATTAACATTTCTTGTCATGGATTGGATAATCTAATGCATGCCTTTCATTTAATAGAATCAACTGAGGATGTAAATAAGTGCCAGCATTGCACTTCTCTGACCTTACACATACAGAATTACGTGATTATTTAATATACAGTAACTTCACAAAGAGGAGGGAGATAGCAAGAAGATAGGgaagacaataatattattatgcaGATCACCTGAtctttaacaaaattaaaaaaaaggccTGAGGAATTTAATTTTCTTGACAACTTTTGAACTTTGACATTCTGAGGTAAGGTAACACATTGGAAGAATCTGCGCCATGTTCCCTAATATTTCATAGCACCAGGGAgtgataaaaaaattgacaggATGGTAAAATTGAAGCCCTTGCAAAAAAATgccacatttttcttttttaagtggAAAGGCCATTTTGGGATTAATGATAATATTTAGAACTCTGGACTATGCCTGAAAATTAGTATTCTTATCTAcaaaagacaataaattgttgtgAATTCTGCGTGATCTGTTGATGTTAGGAAATCTATAATCAGAGAATATATTTTTtcagaatttattttttaaagggTCGAGACATTAAATCGTATCGTGTGCTATCTGCAAGGCTGTCCTAAATACAGTGTAGCTAGTAGATTGTTGCAGTATTTTAGCTGTAGTGAAGTGCTGACAACCATTCTTAAATGATATTTCTGGCGTGTATTTAGTTTCTCCAACTCGTGTTGACAAGAGGGGAATCGGCGGCCAACCAACCAGAAACTTCACAAAACAAGTGGCTCTAAACCACAGCAATGAAATTTATATCGTTGTTGGCTGCATTCAACCATTGTCATCGCTTGATGTTTCAAATTTCGTATGAAACATTGACAGAATTTTTCTTGGAACAAATGAAGCACTTTGCAGTTTTCACTATGATAGCAATGTTTTCTtgaaaccaaaataataatCTCATAATATGAATATGGTAACTCAGTGGTAATTGCAGAAACAGGTGATCACTTTTACAACATCCAAGATTTAGGATTGACAGTTTTTAAAGGCCTGTATGAGCTCTTCAGTCAGTTGAATTGTATTTATTTCACATTGTACCAGCCAACACCTATATTATGAACTTTCATAAAGAAGTACTCCTATGTACACACCTAATGACAATAAcagttataattattattattgtaaaactgCATTAAAGATTTCCTAActtaaaactaaatttaaatGGAGATATGTTTACCATTAATTACAGCATAATAATATTGTTCTAACAGTGAGTGACTTGATCACACATTGAGTTTGATAATTTGGTTACCCACCAATATTACAAGAGTACTTATTTTAATACAGCTGTGTCCTACATGTGCTTTCTGCTTTTAACAACATTTCATTCTTAATTGAGTTGTTTGCAAAATTGCAGCTGCTGCCAAAAGTAAATTCAAGTATCGATCTTGCCATCACTAAACTATCACTtatcaacaatttttttccacatATTAACTACTATATTAGAACATTAACCATTCATCATTCATCATGGTTTCCCAAGGGGTGGCCTATAAATCACTACTAGCTCTTTTCCAGTGGAAAAATCGACTAGGTTTTGCACAAATAAGCGGTAATAAATGGTGACTTCTATGATGTGAAACAATATCAGTGTTTTAAACAGCTGAGCCACTTGTAATCCTTCGTTTCCTTGTAATGTCAATATTATACATATATAGTGGCCATGACCATGCCATAACCAAAGAAACAGTTCTGTTTTTCAGTGGGTTCAATAAGTACCGACAGCTGGTGAAGAGCATCGGCTTCTTTAAGActgattctttcaaacctaagattaaaattaattttgccaCTGGACAGTTGTTTACTCTACTCATTTCTTTTAAACCTTTGGGTATTAAATAATCCAGGCTTGAAACTCAACACTTTGTTTTGTCAGAACTATGGCACTGATCATGCTTAGGTCAGTGAAAACCAAGATTGGTCATGCGGCTAATGTAAACTTAACTCAAGGATATTGCATTTCGGTCAGGTTCCAGCAATTTACACGATCCAGCTAccaatatatatttctcaagcACTATACTTGGTATTCAACTTGTTTTTACCATCAAGCAGCAGTTATGTAATCATTACCAAGTACAGTTCAAGAACAACTCAGCTACAACTTAGGGAAAAAAACTCTCATCCAACTTTACATTGTGAAAAGAACAGGATTCCGAAGTATGAAATAATGGCATTTAAGAAATTTGggtaatataataattatccAAACAAATCTACTATGCAAATTATTCTTTGTAGGTCACAATGATctacactgtaaagtgaaaagCTCTGTACCAAACAACATTACAGTGAAATAAGGCATCTCTCTTTACCTCATGAAACACATTGGACAAACAAACCCAAAATGGGATGGGAATACTGTTTCCTTAATAAACAGAATTTATAGGCTTGCAttgaacattaatattaatTGGATTAGGTTTTAATGAAATCCAGTATACCGGTACTCAAATCACCAACTTGAAGGTCAATTCCACTTGTTGATCAAGACCTTGAAGACTCATTGGTAGCAGACTCCTTAAGAATCTTGTGCAATATGGAGAATTAACATCAGGTTTGTGGCCAATCATATTCAAGGTAGcgagtacatacatgtacattttacAATGATCATATCTAATAACCCACCCTATGGAGCGCCTTTCACACAATACTTAGTTGCACACgtgcatttctttttaaaagtgaGAAAACAACTTTACCACTAGTACAATGTAATTCTTTTACTTAACAGGGACAGGCCTTGAGATTTCTATGCATTAATTAATATTACACACACTGTACTTAGTAAGTTATGAAATTTTCTAAcaaaccaaaatatatataatcatATTATTTATTTCTGCAATCCTTAAAACTTTCTGTAGCAAAAAGCAGCAAAGAAGGAGTTTTGTTCAACTCTGTAGGGGCTTGTTCCTTGGGACGAGCAGTGATCATAATACATCAACTTGAACCATGCGTCGACCCACATAGACTCTAAAATTGATTAAGATTAAGTCTACTTAGTACAAACtccaaaaaaaacatcaaatgactatttttacaatgactgcaaattTGTTGTGCAcccattggctaatttttattttcaattagcAGACAGacacaaatttataatttatgcatttctaagggttgaaacatcgatctgtcactttttaaccaatagaaAGTCTCCATTTTTTCCATTAGCCAAAAAGAGAGCGAGGCAAGTTATGAATTTGGTCGCAtcaaattgaataaaattgaaaaatttctcgcatttttttctcgctttcttctcgtgttttgtcTTAATTTGACCCCTCTccctttttgtaattttaaaaaacgagTACATTGtagatgtcagtttttcatgtgtctgtcctgttattgacaatgaattttgtcataacattgtcaaagtagtcctTGGATCCACAAGGCGAtacacagctactttgacaatgttatgacgaaattcatgaacaataacaggacagacgcatgaaaaactgacatcgatttgttaaatttattgGAGAGCAACTGAGGAACCTTTTCATTTGACACAAAACAGAAACGTAAAATAGGATCAACATCTAGTCAGGTGAAAATATATCattattagtaaaatccaactagtggtctattatcaatgctgcattctgattggttgagctactagtaggctatttgtgaTAGCCCACTAGAAGAGAAAAGCGCCGACTAGTACAAAATAAtcaattagtaaaatccaactagtggtctattatcaatgctgcattctgattggttgagctactagtaggctatttgttatagcccaatagtagcgaaaagcgccggctttgaaaaccaaaacaacaattaaagtctagctttaactagcgaaagatgttttgtctcgatatttttttgaccaactagttggattttacgaaaacaattattcctctcgccctcatggtctctgagtcaatagcccattcggccttcggcctcatgggctattgactcagagcccattcgggctcgaggaataattgttaattaacacaTCTCAAATGCCCACACAGTAAAAATCGCTTTCCCCACTCAAAACTGCATTCTAGATGCTTTCCATACCTTTTTCCTGCAAACCCAACAAATCAAATCCTTCTTCAAAAAAGTGGAGATATTGGAattcaaaggaaactttcaaGAGAAAACTTTGAAGGCTCAGTAGGAAGCCCAGTTTTGACAGTTAGCTCCATAAAGTCCTGTAAAAGTGCTAAGATTGCATTGCATTCCAGGCAGCAACATCCTTGTTGCTGGGAGGGGGAATTAAAGATTCCCTCAGTGGAgaaatgtacattgtacatcttAGTTACTGGTACTAAGTAAACAAGCTGTCAATGCCAATCATCACAACCTACCCAATTCCAAATGCAATGAGATGGGACACCACAATAGCTGGCACAACAATGTAAAAGTTGATGTTCATCAGGTCTCCACTCCtggaaaagcaaaaataatcatgatttaataattaaaagcaATCTACTAGCACTGCCTTGGTGCCATACCCGAAATACAATCGTAAGCAGACATCATTGGGAATTGGAGAAAGCATTCATTAGTAGAGCTGTCCACTTAATACGAGAATTATTCCCATAACGTAACACTACAAATACAAGTTGGACTCTAGTTCATGTCAAACGAATGGACAGCTTGCTTTCCCGTGGGCAAATGGAAATTATATTTTTCACAAAACCAACCCCTCTTTTCTGTTGCTCTGACAAAGgtcatagttttgtttttaatgcaaattaaagaaaaattattttcatcacAAGGGTcaattattatacatgtacgtgGGGTGTCCACTAGAGAgagtgtaaacaaaagaaaaagcctattttaattttcaaaagtgtCCGTGTAAGGGAATGTGCAAATACAGAGTTTGACTGGAAAGTAAAATGGGGAATTGAACAGTGTCTGAAAGTAGAGCTGTCCACTTACAAGAGTGTCTGTTAGTGGAGAGTTCACTGTACATGCATTTGTGATCGGTGCATGGCAATACCTTTTCATAACTTTTGTGCCTCGAATGCTCAGTGGTGTACCtctgggtttgggctttttagCCACTGGATGCTTCATCTTCCATTCCCTGTTGATCAAGAAAATGTGTACAAGCAATGAATTTACATAATATTGTAAATCAGATCTCATTTTTGTACAGCACACACAGTTAACCACCCACCTTTAAAGAAGATAAACAATAAGTAGGTGACCTTTAGGTTTCATACTTGAGACCTCTTGCACAAAAATGTTCCACAGGAGTAGTTCTTTTTAAACCAACTGGTCATTACTTTTTATATGCTGCACAGAAAAAAATGTCACATTTGCAAGGCTTGTTGCCTGCATGGCTAAAAAATTGCTGAGAATTACATGTATGGGGTAGATTATCTGTGCAATCCATattaattaaagcaaaattgTCAGACATTTAACTGACCAGGTGTATGTGCCccacaacaaacaaaaatttatttaagcAGGAAATACACAACAAATTTTCCTCTACACTTCAATGACTGATGTTTCTTCGAGGTTAATAATAATCTatgatacatttctttcaaaaactcATTGATAAGTCATGAGCCTAATAGGCTGACTATGAAAACACCGTTCAAATGTCATgtgcatgagctttatatcctgataaaacattccttgttagtattctttataataAAGAATACCCGTAAGGCATACCTACATTGTATGTAGCTTGtttttgtatgctaatattctcctcttacaataatttgaaccattgttcgGAGTCCAGaaggacacgctttttgtggaatgtttttgaagccaatcaaaaaactcgcagcacatgttttatcagGTCTAAAAGCACTCAGCTACACCTCGTGTTTTTACACCCGATATAACACtgctgctcattttttaaacattatatGTATAACACCATTTCGCTAGGGTCCAATGGCACTTACCGAAAAAATTGCTAATAACATTAATTCTACTATAACATtgcaataataattgtaaaaccaattaaaataactaaaaaattgttcaaatttgtacaataaaataataaccAGAATCCTAACCAAAAGCTACTTTAAGCAGCCAAGTTTGGAGTTAAAGGTCAAAAAACATGCTTGTACATGTATTCATAATTCTAAGGAAGGCTATTTCGTACGATTGGAGCAGCAACTGCAAAAGATCAACCCCCATAAGTCTTAAGGTTAACTTAAAGTATAAAAGTACATAAAGATTGTGACCAGATGATCTCGATGTCCTGACAGGTTGGTAACGTATGCAACCTTCAAAATAACAATCATTGTCAAGTTATTGTTAAATCATATTTTGCTTTCCCATACACTAAATGAAACTttaagtgcatatgacacaaatgtttttattagctggttcgaaagagctttcaagatgatgaagaatggcgtttactaataattattattgtaatatttatgcaaattagaggacttgtgatgtcacatagtggacacaaaattatgtaaaatcacaaaatatggaatatctttgcaaatacGAAGTCTGCAGGGTTGAAATTttgcagggttgatgtgctGCCAAACTACACATTGTGatagtgattatgatgtcaccatagcaacatactccTTACCAGACCTCCACCTTCCCGAAAtgaaaaatgccttctttgttgctCCAGATTCTAACGgacttccttgtgcttatgctgtgtaatgtccataATTTACTGTATTCGCTCGcacccactgaatgaacatcaaaagcaaataacccttattggggattttaccctttggatggagAGGCCCTGGAGCCCATTGCATTGCTATGGAAACGTCACAGTGGGCcatatcatggaactttgtaatgagtataagaactgtaaaaagtttcagttctataCAGAAAACGTCTTCAGAGATAttccattttttgtgattttgcattattttgtgTCCACTGTGACGTTAAAagtcgtctaatttgcataaatctaAATCTGAATAACTCAGGTACCAAGAGAGCTATCAGAATAAAATAaatgccattcttcatcattttgaaagctcttttaaacaagctaataaaacATGTTGTGTCATGTGCACTTTAAGGCAGGTAACTTAAAGCAGGGCTTTAACCTGCCTTACAGGTGTACATGCATGGACCAAAGAAACAAACAGAGAATCCATAGTTTTCTCAAGACCATCTACTCAAAAGGCACTGGTGAATGATGTACATAGTGACTGTAAAATAATGCAGCTTTCTTACTTTTGAGGTTGTGCCTCAATCCGGCTTGACCACTCCCAAATCCAGTCAGTGTTTTGTTCCTGGGGCAATACACTCTCAGCCTTAAACGAAGACACAAACTATAAAGTTAATAGTGGCCTAGGCCAAGAGTgtaaagatatatatatatacaagagtgtaaagatatatatatatatatatatatatatatatatatcaaagaCTAAAAGGGCTTCTACATGCACAACAATCATCAAAACATTTGCATCGCCAGCAGTACAAGAAATTAGGATGACAGATTACAGTCATTACCTATTTGGCTGCCTTTTAGTGCGTACACATCATACAGCATCAACCCAAAGCGGTTTATCAACTTTAAGGCTGATCATTAAAAGTGGGCGTTTTATCCCTTTCCTCGACCTTGTCATGTGCATGCACTCTTGCACCATTGAAAACAAAGGGCATTTTTTTGAAAGTGGATAGGTGTTGATTtgaaaaggtaaaggtaaagtcttaAGAGCCAGAAGGTTCATCAAgctggcgcttatctccggtttcagtagcatgaagcgactaggagtatttatactcccccctggatgggatgctagtccatcgcagggttacccccagcattacgccggtacccatttatacacctgggtggagagaggtaccgtgagagtaaagtgtcttgcccaagaacacaacacaatgtccccggccaggacccgaacctggaccactcaaTCCAGTGTCGAGCATACTAACCACAAGGCCaccaaaaaaggcaaaaatgtaattattttgAAGCACTTTAGTTTCTGCAACCGGCAATGTTAATTTGCTTGTCAGGGTTTTTACACTTTTTGTGTCGTAAAATTCTGTGACTTTTCCAGGACCACATAAGAGAAAATCCATGTCACTCAGGAAATCCTGAAATGTACATGATCCagaatatgaaatgaaatgagtaCAAATAGACAGGTTTGCAGTGCCCTTTGCCAAAAATTGAgatcataattttatttttgtcttaaCACAATGGCAGATGTGATTTTCCAAGAGGATTTCCAGGCCTGGATCATTTCACGACATTGCAAATCCATGCTGACTCTCCAGGACTTCCATGACCTGTACAAATCCTGAGTTGTGCTACAGGAAAAACTTCAATAGGGTTGTGTCCCCAGCAAT containing:
- the LOC138043462 gene encoding BCL2/adenovirus E1B 19 kDa protein-interacting protein 3-like, with the protein product MASTVNGGSHSSSESLNGSWVKLDGSYRNGSGVHNSPVISEDGGMEDLLLEAVEEHKNASSDEKSPLGSPNQGLLGTAESVLPQEQNTDWIWEWSSRIEAQPQKEWKMKHPVAKKPKPRGTPLSIRGTKVMKRSGDLMNINFYIVVPAIVVSHLIAFGIGVYVGRRMVQVDVL